A window of the Artemia franciscana chromosome 3, ASM3288406v1, whole genome shotgun sequence genome harbors these coding sequences:
- the LOC136024843 gene encoding protein FAM193B-like isoform X1, protein MTKNDQQGRQNDGTTATKKKKKKKSGKKTSDQPGEETWDADSIFKPKENPSELDETERELEAFKRFCLDSRPTDPSTKLKVNLNVKDIFARTKNGNF, encoded by the exons ATGACCAAAAATGATCAGCAAG GGCGTCAAAACGATGGAACCACTGCcactaaaaagaagaagaagaagaaaagtgGCAAGAAAACTTCTGATCAGCCAGGTGAAGAAACATGGG atgcaGATAGTATATTCAAACCTAAGGAAAACCCAAGTGAATTAGATGAAACGGAGCGTGAGCTGGAGGCGTTCAAGCGATTCTGTTTGGATTCTCGACCGACGGATCCAAGTACAAAGTTAAAGGTCAATCTGAACGTTAAAGATATTTTTGCCCGTACAAAAAATGGGAATTTTTAA
- the LOC136024843 gene encoding uncharacterized protein LOC136024843 isoform X2, whose amino-acid sequence MTKNDQQGRQNDGTTATKKKKKKKSGKKTSDQPGEETWDADSIFKPKENPSELFLHIIFAYTSINCTTTRSFIFIIVDTCIDVPKKYLKY is encoded by the exons ATGACCAAAAATGATCAGCAAG GGCGTCAAAACGATGGAACCACTGCcactaaaaagaagaagaagaagaaaagtgGCAAGAAAACTTCTGATCAGCCAGGTGAAGAAACATGGG atgcaGATAGTATATTCAAACCTAAAGAAAACCCAAGTGAATTATTCCTCCATATCATATTCGCATACACCTCCATTAATTGTACTACTACACgctcttttattttcataatagtTGATACTTGTATAGACGTGccaaaaaagtatttgaaatattaa
- the LOC136024843 gene encoding uncharacterized protein LOC136024843 isoform X3 has translation MTKNDQQGRQNDGTTATKKKKKKKSGKKTSDQPGEETWDADSIFKPKENPSESFYIFIFLDADSIFKPKENPGEFFYIFYLF, from the exons ATGACCAAAAATGATCAGCAAG GGCGTCAAAACGATGGAACCACTGCcactaaaaagaagaagaagaagaaaagtgGCAAGAAAACTTCTGATCAGCCAGGTGAAGAAACATGGG atgCAGATAGTATATTCAAACCTAAGGAAAACCCAAGtgaatctttttatatttttatttttttagatgcaGATAGTATATTCAAACCTAAAGAAAACCCAGgtgaatttttctatattttttatttattttaa